A window of Malania oleifera isolate guangnan ecotype guangnan chromosome 2, ASM2987363v1, whole genome shotgun sequence genomic DNA:
gttgactaattGAAATCAAATTCAATAAAAGTTGAGGAATATAATAAACATTAGAAAGACACAAACAAGATAAAATGATGAATCCAGTACCTACCAATGGCATTGGTGCACCATTGGCAGCTAAAACAAATGAAGGTGTCTAGGTAGAAGATATTGATGTAAATAGAGAGATGTTATTTGATATATGATGTgtagcacttgaatcaaatacCCAAGTGGACAGAGGTATACCTAAAGTGGATAAGGAGGACAATCTTGTGAGAGATATACCTGAAGTGGATAAGAAGGACAAACCTATAGAGggagaaacaaataaaacattAGGCTTTGAGGTAGAAAGAAGCTTCTGCAACTACTCTGTAATAATAGATTGTGTATGTACGGTGGGAGGTGCCTCTTCTGATGATGCAGTGGTTGCAGTGTGATAATGTCTAGGCTTTGAAGTCTGTTGTTGTCCCTTACTTTATAATGGACATTGAGCTTTCCAATGACCCTCCTGCTTGCAACAACTACACTTATGAATGGAAACTTTTTATGTCGATTTTGATGAGACAGCCAAAACAGTTTGAGTAGAAACTAGGAGAAGACCTTTACCCATATGGACTTGAGACACACTTCCTCTGCCATTAGTTCACTAACAACCAAATCAACAACCATCTTCAAATGCAAAGAACACTCAATTGCTCAATTTCCCAGAAAGCAAAACAatcagtaaattcagaaataaaaTAGTACTACAAACACTTTATATTTTTCCAGATTATTTGACTCTCATAAATTAAACGCAAAAATTCCAAAAGTGACGAGTGAGGTGTCGTAAATCCATTTCAAAAGCTGACCAAGTAAGAAATCTGCcatggatatttaaaaaaaaaatagaaccaCTCTCCATCACATCATATACCTTTCCAACTCTTCACAAAGACATGTCACACTCATATATGAATGCGCTCCTCTGTCTCTCTTTCTACGGGCCTCCTCTACAATCTCACAGAAATGCCTTTTCTGATGAACAGCACGGATCCGTCACATCACCTACCTTTCCAACTCTCCACAAAACATGTCGCACTTATATATGAATGCGCTCCTCTGCCTCTTTTTCTACGGGCTTCGTTTACAATCTCACAGACACACCTCTTCTAATGAACAACATGCGAACGATGACATAATGGCGACGGGAATGATAGGAGAACAACACGGGAACGACAAAGGTCAATTACTTCGCCATCAGCAGTGGTCGTAGCATGATAACAGTGGAACATAAATTGTAGACCAAAAATTATAGACCAACCGAAAATTTTAGGGAAACTCCAATGGACTCACCTAATCACACTACTCTAAAAATCAGTGGCGATCACGTAAGAACCAACACATAAGTGATGACGATCATCGGTAACCAAGAGACCTGTGATAGTGGCGGCAGCCTAATGCAAAACTTAGTGTTTAGCTGCCTCTAATACCATGATAACATTCATGAAGCAATgcaaaaagagaaagagagagagagagagagagagagagagagagagagagagagagagggggggggagaTTGAATTGCGAAGTGAGAGTTGCTACACACAGGCCAACCAAAACTCAGTGTTTAGCCGGCTCTAATACCATGATAACATTCATGAACcaatgcagagagagagagagagagagagagagagagagagagagagagagagattcaattGCAAAGTGAGAGTTGTTGCACACAAGCCAGCCAAAATTACATCATTGAAGACAATTAGACCTAATTAATAAACCAAACTCTAATAATGATACAAAGACTAAAGTGCCCCTACTTATATTTGTATATCTAACAACTTACAACTATAAAAATGACCATTGATATGCGTGGCTCCAAAGCACAAAGTTGGTGGTCGATGTTACTACCATTATGATGATGACAACATTATGAGATGGTAGAGATGCAAATCATTAAGACCTATGATTTCTTGTTCTTTAAagctagtgtgtgtgtgtgagagagagcgcgcgcgcgagagagagagagagagagagagagagagagagagagagagtcacatAAGATATGCATGAAAGAAATAGGATTGGGAGGAtactttggggggggggggggggagcaaaGTATTGTATAGGAATTGTATAGGAATGAGAAGATAAACATACTCATACGAGGTGAAAGGACCCATTTGACAAGATGATGGGGTAAATGTAACAAATAATAAATGTTAAGGTGTTCAGGGAATCAAAGAGGAAGGGAATTTTGAAAAGTCGATAATTGAACAAACAATGGGTGAAGATGGAAGGGTTAAATGTTaaattttggggtttaggatacATGTGACAATTTAATTTTCATGAATATAGAATGAAGGGTAAAACTATCATTATGTTTTTTGTCATCATAATAATTACCAAATTTTTATCATTAATCTCTTAATATTAGGTTAATgtgatactttttttttttaacataaatataaaattaggtttacatattttattatttttgggaattaTCAAAACTTTCCTTACTATAAGTGATCCAAAAATTATAAATGAATAAACCGGTGAGCTGTCCATTCCCTTTACGGTTCGTCATTCAAACTCACAAAGCCAAAACGGCAAAAATCAAAGGAGAGAGAAACGCATAAAAAGAGAACACAAAACAACTTGTGGAAATAAAGAGAGGCACCGTCTCTTATCCTATCCATTTACTATATTTCTCTCGTCACCTCAAACCCTCCCTTATGCCTCTCCAGAGAAAACCAAGAAGCCATGTTAATAAACGTCTCACATTCCTCACCATCTTCTTCCTGTTCACTAATCAGATTAATCAATTCGAAGACACCCATCTCAGAATTCCCTTTAAAACACAAATCCCACCTCCCAAAATCTGTATCTTCTTCTGTTTGCTGTTCATTTTGTGCATCAAATCTGAAATTGCCTTTCAAGAACCAGTTTTCCCATCTGAAGAGTGGGTATCCACGTAGGAAGAGGGGAACTTTCAGGACATGGGCTATTGCTGGATTTGATTTTGGAAACTTTGAGAGCGCTCAATCTGTTTTCGAGGCAGCTGGAGTTTTAACAGCCATCATCATTGTTCACGAGAGTGGTCACTTCTTTGCCGCTTATCTTCAAGGTATACATGTAAGCAAATTTGCTGTTGGTTTTGGTCCTGTTTTAGCTAAATTTAATGCAAATAATGTAGAGTATTCCATTAGAGCTTTTCCACTTGGGGGTTTTGTGGGTTTTCCTGATAATGATCCTGATAGTGATATTCCGGCGGATGATGAAAATTTGCTCAAGAATAGACCAATATTGGACAGGGTCCTTGTAATTTCTGCTGGGGTTGTTGCCAATATAATCTTTGCCTATGTGATTATACTAGCGCAAGTTTTCTCAGTTGGTCTGCCTATACAAGAGGCTTTTCATGGTGTACTTGTGCCTGAGGTTCGAGCCTTATCTGCTGCTTCCCGTGATGGGTTGCTTCCTGGTGATGTAATTATGGGTATTAATGGTATTGAATTGTCAAAATCTGGCCCAAGTTTGGTTTCCCAGGTTGTTGATGTGATTAAGAAAAATCCAAGAAAAAATGTGTTGCTGAAGGTGGAGAGGGGGAAAGAGGATTTTGAAATTGGTGTTACCCCAGATGAAAATATGGATGGAACAGGTAGGATTGGAGTACAATTATCCCCAAATGTGAAGATTTCAAGGGTTAGACCCAGGGATATACTTGAAGCTTTGAATTATGCAGGGCGGGAATTCTGGGGTCTCTCATCCAATGTCTTGGATGGTTTGAAGCAGACTTTCGTTAACTTCTCGCAGTCAGCCAGCAAGGTCTCGGGTCCAGTTGCTATTATTGCTGTTGGTGCAGAAGTTGCAAGATCAAATATTGATGGGCTTTACCAATTTGCCGCTGTTCTAAATCTTAACCTTGCAGTGATTAACCTTCTCCCATTACCTGCTTTGGATGGAGGTTCCTTGGCCTTGATCCTCTTAGAAGCAGCTAGGGGTGGAAGGAAGCTCCCTCTAGAATTGGAGCAACGTATCATGTCGTCGGGGATTATGCTTGTTATACTTCTTGGTTTATTCCTCATTATACGGGACACACTGAACCTTGATTTTATCAAAGAAATGTTGTGACACTTACATGGTCTTTGAACTCAAGAAATGATTTAAGCTGGAAAAAAATTGTGACATCTGCCAGTTCTGATTGCTGGCAAAATCTCTGAAGGGAGTTTGCGGTCAATGCTAGCCTCTTGTTGGTTCTTCTGTGGCACAGCCAGGTAGTTTATGGCTTACCATCTTCtcaatttgttttgttttatcaTATGTCAATCTTCTTCATTGGCTTGTAAATCCTATTTCTCATTACACTGGTGATGCTGGCTTGGGTTCGTAACTCCATAATTGGGTTTTTTCTCTCTGTTAATTCATGCAGATATGTGTAAGATTAGAATTCATTTTAATCATTAAATAATTGAGAATGCTTGGATGTTTTAGTTTGAACTCTCTTACCATAGTCTGTCTTGCTGGCTGCAGAAAAGAGGAATTCAGAGTAAACAGATATCTTCTCTGGGTGCTTTaaactatgaaaaataatatattgcATAATTATTGGTTCTTTCCAATATTAATAAATTGGCAAGGCAGTTTTCATTTTATCATCCATGATGACCACTTACCTGCGTCAAGGTCTAATATTTCTGCTTGGCTGTATGGTCTTGTCTTTTGAGAGTTTTTCCGCCTAATGGTTAATATTCTACTTCCTACTAAAATTTCTTGCTTATTAGAGTATTTAATTGTGTCTATGGCATCCAAGACTTATAATTCCAAGTTTACATTCATTAATATTTTGGATTCATCAAGGATTAAGACTTCCACATGGTTTGGAACTTCTTGATCGCATACTACTATGAAACCAGTGTAAGtttattttgtaaattttctCTTCCTGCTCTGTTTTCAGAATCATTGGTCTATGGATTTTACCACAATGATGTTGTTTAGAatgttttcatattctttaagtacCTATAATGCTGATCAGGACATGAAACGTAACATTGGGAAAGGATAATTCAAAAGACTAACTAAACAACCTTGCATTCTAATTGAACACAATGTCACTCTTAGCATTGTTTTATGGACATTACAACAATTGAAATGTGTCATAATATAATATTTAGTGAACCTGTCAGCCCAGAATTCTGACCAGGACCTGAAACATAGCCTTGGGAAAGGCTTGACGTGGACAATCAAACAACTTTGCATTCTAATGCAAGGAAAGTGTTCTTTTTCTATGACATTCTGCTAGACAGTGCGTACCTTACAGGTCATTTTCCTTTTGGAAGCCCATGGGGTCCTGAATCAAGGATGGAAGCAGGCTGGGAGTAAATTTGTCAAGCTCTTCAATACTGTCAACAGCATTATGTGAATGAAATAAAATGACTCCCTAGACTACCCATCTAACAAAAGAACTGGTTGATATGTCATTCAGAAGGTTTGATTCATGATAATACCTCTAAGTGATGATGTTTATGATGTTTAACACAATTTGATGTCTTTGAAACTTACTGTGCATTTACGTGTTGTTTTAGCTATGTAAGAAGAGGATAAACATTTGGTTTATGCTCTTTGTATAAGCAATGTGTCATGTTTCTTCACTTAATTATCAATGTAGGGAAATCCCCTTTTTATATGTACACATAGATGGATTAAGGGTTGCATAGGACACGATACTCACCTATTCAACCACCTCCTAGAAGGTGTGGGAGAAATATCTTTTTGTGGAATagttcattttatttttgttttaaaaagttAGTATGAAAGTTTTTCTACTTCTTCCTCCCTGCCTCTTTTAATATGTGAATATTGTTTAGCCTAATATTCTTACCAAATGTTGATGCAAAAATTGGCCGGGATTGGACTCTGGTCTTTGCACCAGCAGTCATCCAATGTCCATCCGCTGTTTTTGCAACCACCGATAGCCTCCAAGAATCTTCTCTTGCAGTAGGAAAATGCTGACCTTCCTTCTCCTTATACTCTCTTTTTTATAGGGTTATCCAAAGGAATTTGATGCTCACTTCATTATGGGAGTTACTCTTGTTATTATGAGGATTTTACTCCTCCATAATGGATTATGGGAGGTTAGTATTGTCGTTATGAGGAGGTTATTCCTTGAGAATAGGTTAGGGAGGTTGTTCTTGTCATTATGGGTATGGCTATTTCTCCTCATTAGTCACCCCACTACCTCCCTCACATGACTCTTGGACCTAATTGGGTTTTAGCAATACTTTTACTAATTTTTATCTCATTATTAGCTTATGCCCATTTTAGATTCTTATGCAGGATCATGCCTATAAATCTATAATGTCTAGTTGGGATAAAAGCCCATTTCAAACTTACCATATTGGGCTTATGGCCATATTGGGCAAATGTCATATTGGGCTTATGCCATACCATGCTTATGTCCACATTGGGCTCATGGCCATATATTAGGTTCATGCCCATATATCGGGTTCATATCATACCGAGCTGTCATGGGCTGAGCATCTAACACCTTGTGAAGGGTCATGCGACACTAATTAAAGCAGTCTTGCTTAACTAGTAAGGCAAAATATACTGCGGTTTACCATAAGAGCACAATCAAAATAGTTGAATGCAAAGTAAGCGGAAGCAACAAGCAATTCATGTAATCAAATGACAATTaggtaaacattgaagcaacgtaattcattaccACCACCTTCGTAGGCAACGTGTGTTtaacgagggaggcaagtaggctaaacacatttacaaatgctagtgaattttacaatgactaatgaacactcaccctcccctaaagagttttatatgctattttagtTTTAATACTAGGAAGCATCAAattgactgaggagtcatacttcTTTACGCTAAGGCATAAAATTACTTAATGAATAAAACCTATtctactatttacatgatggtcACCCATCCCATGTTCACAAGGAAAACAATCACAAGCAAACATAATGCTCTAAACAAGCTTGGTTCGTGGCATTCTCCCCTCACTTATGCAGTCAACGTCCTCTTAGACTTTGATGCTAGGTATTCTTCGACATTTTCCATGAATGACTTCATGTTTTTTTGCTAACATCCAATTGATTTCATCATCTCCAAAGCCATTCCACTTCACTTAAGAACTCATGTTGTTTCTTCCTTGATGATGTGAACTCTTTGTCTACAAGAATGACTTCAACTGCTCTAGTTGATTGATTTCTGCTTGGGTGTTCAGTGTCGACATTGAATGGATTGAGACAGTTGATGTGAAACACATGATGCACCTTCATTCAAGTCGGAGGATCATAGGAGGCCTTCCCAATTTTTTGGAGATGGGGAGTAGGCCTTCATATTTGCAAATTAGTCTTCTATCTCAACCTTATAATGACTTGATCTATTATGGATGAAGCTtgacaagcaccaagtcacccatGTTGAGGTGTAATAGTCTTCTCCTTTGATTTGCCTGCTTCATCTACTTGGAAGCTTTTTCTAGGTTAGCTCAGGTGATCTCCATGTTCTGTCTCCTTTCCTTGGTGAAAATGTATGCTCTTAAACTTTTTCCTACATACACCTTGTCCATTGTGCGAGATAACAACATTTGTTGGCCTGTAACACATTCAGAAGGATTGTTATTGATTGTTAatctcttttgggcattgaaGTAGAACTGAGCCATGTTGAGTAGCTGCACCTAGTTTTTCTAGTTGGCAGTGATGAAATGGTGCAAGTGCTCCTCTAATAGCCATTGAATATTTTCGCATGTCCATCTATTTGTGTTTAGGTGGTAATTAAAGAGATGTTAAGTTGTAAATTGAGGATTTTGAAAAGTTGTCCAAAATTTGTATGTGAATCTCAAGTTTTGATAGTTGATAATGTATTGGGAAACACCCTATTACCCCAATACTTTGCGATGTATTTGAAAAATAGTCGTGCTATCTCCTATGCGAAGTAGTACTTTGGTGCAGGTATGAAAATACTGTACTTCAAAAACTTGTCTATAACTATGAGTATAGACCCTACATCTCCAACTTTGGCAGGGTTAGACATTCTCCCATAATCTTGTTGGTGCTTGGAAGTGGCTCCAACAATCCTACAATCTTCTTCCGCCCCACCTTGTCTTGCtagcaagtgagacaagtttgggtTTACTCGACCACCTCGTCACAGATGTGTGGCTAGTAGTATCTTTGCTCTAACAATGCCAACATGTGATGCCATCTTGGATAGCCTTCCCACATGGTGTCATGACACTTCATGTCTTTAGCAATCCATATTCTAACTAGAACTTGCATTCTTTGCCCTCTTCTATCAACTTTATGAGGTTTTGAGCAGTTAGATCTCTAACAAGGTTCTCCTTAATGTGCTTTTGCATTGTTGTGGTAACCATACTTTCTATTAAGTGTGTTACCATCTGTAAGGCCTCAGGATCAACCTTCTTGCTTAGTGAATCTGCGACTTGGTTTATATGCCCTGTCTTATGCTTGAATGAGAAATCAAACTCCATTATGAATTATTGTTAGCAGGTTTGCTTGGTTGATTACTTTGATTGTGTAAAGAAGTGACTAATAACCGAGTTATCAATTTTCACCCTGAACTTTAACTCAAGTAGGTAATACTACATGAAGACAATGTATTGCCTCTAGCATATCTTTTCCTTGAGATATGTACTTTATTTCTGTTGTACTAAGTGTTAgatttaccgtgatcccaagagggggagtgaattggtatttttaaaaaaattaacccctaggtattcctcctaatagcagtatgttcacaactctatggtcaatctagtacaaataatataaatatatcataaattaaataaaatagtttaatcaatcacacaagtaccggaaagcagtaaaaagagggtgacacgcagatatgttatcgagattcggccaacagcctacgtccccgccttggctaaccagcacaaggattaccacaataacttgctcacttaaacgggttgAGCGGCatctatacaaaccaggtcaattagcacagggctgacctcaacctttacaccaatccttaccgggctggattaccgcccccttaggccacgcctagaatcattcagatttacaatcaaatggtacaatgaaatagtgctttcacgtaaaacagATTTGTAACTTGTTTGAGGTTATatatcctagcagtttatccacaattATTCAAACAGTTTACTATGGTCTAATCaagtaaataaaatatcaatatgaacatgGAGTGAACAAATTTTGCAGCACAAATGAGAAGCAATATAAGCATGCAATAGAAGTATGAACTGTGCACATAATAAATAATCAACTTTCATAATGtctcaagcaagaagataagtcaacaatagaaTTAGTGGCTAACACTTGAtaagttcccatgagagagctccccctaaatttatgcaagttatgaaacatttaagtttaggaagcttctctactatgcattaagcctaactcacgtctaatttgtatgaaccttgtcgcgacgtcccgggagcgcgtgtgccccgggcgacgaaattaaaaatcaattttaatattttcatggaaaaacatggagtgtcggagtcgccactaacctttagtgcggttagaacacatgattactaccccgttaggggtagaatcggtctacattaccagagttggggtcgggagttcggttacgcgaggggaaggtacgagcaccccctacgcgcccgttcttacgaacggtacctaattaattggaaattatccctaagttaatctaataagtctttaaattactcctttttataaatttataaatacatgtgaaaaataaataaataaaataaagataatatatatgtatatattccctcagagcttagggtacgtgatgcccgaaggctcatacccccgcaataaaatcatagggattaaaatcaaaattatttaagaaaatacgctcccacattttaaaattgtaagtaaaagttttataggaaaatattagtatgggaggttttaataatagatataataatttaaacataataaataagtaaataaaatagtaataaactagaatattaggataccaaaatacatactaatcaacatatataatagaagctaaaatatctaacataccaataatagtagaatataaacaataatatagactaagataatgagcaaatattaaaatactacatgtgcgttataaacaaaaatacttaaacataccataatacacataattacgataataataataataaatatccacaaataatataatacgtaatagattactataatactatatatactaaacataccatataatagcatgataccaaaacacaaaaaatattacctaaaatattaaacttaccataataattaataccttgtatattaacatactaaaaatataataataatatataatattacctaaaatgttatattactaaatgtacacggtcacctaaaatactaaattaaatgtataatactacttacaattctaagttgctaaatataaatatcatttattcaaataaatattatagcatgaaaaattccacaacaatgttatgaacacgacaaaatgataatacaatcgtatacaagaaataaataaataataaacaataatgaacatcaatatatacgcaatagcaatataaagtaaattaaataaaacactacttaaaaccctaataacgtgaaatagccaaaactctaaaataaaacaataacccaaaaccctaaatggtcgtattatgaaaataatgtaaataatcaagaatcctaaatgtgcataaatattacaatcataaataataaacaaaatccctaaataccgtatgaacaataaatatgacaaatatcctaaatacatcaaaaagcctaaataatgtctacacaataaaacatcctaaataatatgtaacaataaaaataagtatattacaatgattacaaaaaaaaaaaaaaaaaagaacctcaaacattagatattagaacaaataaaacaataataatacaatatatatacaaaataacattaagaagaaaaaaatatatatataaacaaattacaaaaacatcacacgtgcatgtgtgtgtttgtgtgtgtgtggacaagttgtccaagagatgaaactcaaagaaattaattaaatcagtaaatattaacaagggagagttagaaacaaccgagtaaggtttcagattgatcagataagaaatcgccgctcgattggcttcatctagttgaatgcgcatacaccgacgattccactgctgcggcggtgagacagctgtgtaataaattaaaatgaaattgtaaaactcaaaataataatcgaaatggtgagaattaagataaaagggtcagaaacaacctggtaaaatttcgtatttatcggataagaaatcgccgctcgattgccttcgtctagttgaatgcgcagacgccgatgactccactgctgcggcggtgatacgactttgcaagaaattaacacaaagggagaaaactcaaaagacgaatctgaacggtgaaaattaagaagaaagggttagaaatgACCTCGTAAGGTTtcacattgatcggataagaaatcgctgctcgattggctttgtctagttgaatgcgtagatgccgatgactccactgctgcggcggtgatacggctgtgcaagaaattaacacgaagggagaaaactcaaaaaaaaaatctgaatggtgaaaattaataagaaagggttagaaacgaccttgtaaaatttcgcattgatcggataagaaatcgctgcttgattggcttcgtccagcttgatgcgcagacgctaatgactccactgctgcggcggtaatacggctgtgcaagacattaacacaaagggagaaaactcaaaagaagaatctgaacggtgaaaattaagatgaaagggttaggaaacacctcataaagtttcgcattaatcggataagaaatcgttgcttgattggtttcatctagttgactgcgcaaacgccaacgactccattgccgccgcacaagactgcaaggtaagatttttctttctttggtctgtgcctcctcccctttggcttggctatggcccccttatataaaaaaattctgtaaaccctaaaaaaaacttcctttttgtttttatttttctttttcttttcttttttttttttgcttttactattatggtaataatgaaaatagtaatagtaataataattattattataataataataaaatcaataaggtaataataataataataataaataattgtagtaaaagtaaaaataataaagatactatcaataaaataataataataagactagtaataataataatactaatagtaatagtaaaaatgacaataataaaataataataataataattatagaaaaaaataaaaataaaaataaaaatgaagtaataataacaatgtaaataataataataataataataatcatatcaggcctaggtaaaaatggggtgtctacagctgcccctctttgtaggcttcgtcgcttcaaagtaaaagtaagaattctcctacgttatttgtagcaacaagcctgcaaagataaaagacactgaTTTTGGACTaggcccaatgtaacaaaagagaccaaaatgatttgtgaaaaccgatttgcatgtatgcttgagagtccatgagaatgacttgcgtcgagtgtaggaacccgagttatagttcaaggatggggac
This region includes:
- the LOC131148784 gene encoding probable membrane metalloprotease ARASP2, chloroplastic — encoded protein: MLINVSHSSPSSSCSLIRLINSKTPISEFPLKHKSHLPKSVSSSVCCSFCASNLKLPFKNQFSHLKSGYPRRKRGTFRTWAIAGFDFGNFESAQSVFEAAGVLTAIIIVHESGHFFAAYLQGIHVSKFAVGFGPVLAKFNANNVEYSIRAFPLGGFVGFPDNDPDSDIPADDENLLKNRPILDRVLVISAGVVANIIFAYVIILAQVFSVGLPIQEAFHGVLVPEVRALSAASRDGLLPGDVIMGINGIELSKSGPSLVSQVVDVIKKNPRKNVLLKVERGKEDFEIGVTPDENMDGTGRIGVQLSPNVKISRVRPRDILEALNYAGREFWGLSSNVLDGLKQTFVNFSQSASKVSGPVAIIAVGAEVARSNIDGLYQFAAVLNLNLAVINLLPLPALDGGSLALILLEAARGGRKLPLELEQRIMSSGIMLVILLGLFLIIRDTLNLDFIKEML